A window of Streptomyces armeniacus contains these coding sequences:
- a CDS encoding lysophospholipid acyltransferase family protein, producing MFYGAMKLSVGSSLKLVFRPWVEGLENIPESGPAILASNHLSFSDSFFLPAVLDRKVTFIAKAEYFTSPGVKGRLTAAFFKGVGQLPVDRSGVRGAGEAAIQSGMEVLERGELFGIYPEGTRSPDGRLYRGKPGGLPRLALRSGAPVIPVAMIDTEKIQPPGQVVPKLMRPGIRIGKPLDFSRYQGMDADRFIQRSVTDEVMYEIMRLSGQEYVDIYATAAKRRIADADKAEKAEKAEREQAEKAGKQGKGGRPGSTRGDDHRRAA from the coding sequence TTGTTCTACGGCGCGATGAAGCTGTCGGTCGGCAGCTCGCTCAAACTGGTCTTCCGCCCCTGGGTGGAGGGCCTGGAGAACATTCCCGAAAGCGGCCCCGCCATCCTGGCGAGCAACCATCTGTCGTTCTCGGACTCCTTCTTCCTGCCCGCGGTGCTGGACCGGAAGGTCACGTTCATCGCCAAGGCCGAGTACTTCACCTCGCCCGGTGTGAAGGGGCGGCTGACGGCCGCGTTCTTCAAGGGCGTCGGGCAGCTTCCGGTGGACCGCTCCGGCGTACGGGGCGCGGGCGAGGCGGCCATCCAGAGCGGCATGGAGGTGCTGGAGCGGGGTGAGCTGTTCGGCATCTACCCCGAGGGCACGCGTTCCCCCGACGGCAGGCTGTACCGCGGCAAGCCCGGCGGGCTGCCGCGGCTGGCGCTGCGTTCCGGCGCCCCGGTGATCCCGGTCGCGATGATCGACACGGAGAAGATCCAGCCGCCGGGCCAGGTGGTCCCGAAGCTGATGCGGCCGGGCATCCGGATCGGCAAGCCGCTGGACTTCAGCCGCTACCAGGGCATGGACGCGGACCGCTTCATCCAGCGCTCGGTGACGGACGAGGTCATGTACGAGATCATGAGGCTGTCCGGCCAGGAGTACGTGGACATCTACGCCACCGCCGCCAAGCGCCGTATCGCCGACGCCGACAAGGCCGAGAAGGCCGAGAAGGCGGAGCGCGAGCAGGCGGAGAAGGCCGGGAAGCAGGGGAAGGGCGGGCGGCCGGGGAGCACCCGCGGGGACGATCACCGGAGAGCCGCTTAG